A region of the Myxococcus stipitatus DSM 14675 genome:
AGCGCCGTGCCGGGGCTCGGCAGCTGCGTGAGCACCAGCTCGCCCTTGCCCGTCAGCCGGTAGGCATACGCCGGATGCTGCGCGCCGGTGAGCACGTCCGCCGTCGCGGAGACCGTGTGGAAATAGGCGTACTGATACGCCTCCCCCAGCGTCACCAGCCCATCCCCGGACGCATCCGCCGCGCCCCTCAGCCCCGAGACCAGGTGGTGCGTGAAGAGGGAGCCGCCGACCTCGCGCGACTCCAACGCCAGCTCGTCCTCCGCGCTGGAGGTGAGCAGCGCATGGCCCGTGCTGTGGACTTCATCCGTCAGCCGCAGCTCGAACGAGGGCCCGGGACGCCCGCCCTTGAACTGCAGCAGCGCGCCGCTGCGACAGCTGTCGACGATGGCCAGCCGCACATCCGCGCGGGTGGCCTCCAGCCAGTTGCGCAAGTCCTTGTACGGCAGGCGCTCCGTGCCCAGCTCCAGCGCCACGCCGTCCGAGTGCCCGGAGAAATAGAAGAGCAGCACCACCCGCGTGTCGGGCGCGCCCCGCAGCGAGTCGACCTTCTTCGCCGCCGTCTCCAAGGCCCGACGCACCGTGGCCAGGTCCTTGCCCTGCAGGACGATGAGGTCCGAGGCCGCCACGTCTCCCAGCTCCGAGAGGACTCCCGCCAGCTTCGCGGCGTCCGCTTCGGCGTAGCGCAAGGGGGGCCGGGTTCCGCTGCCCACGTTGTGGCCCACCAGCACGGCGATGCGACGGGTGCCGGCCTGGGCCGGCAAGGTGGCGCACAACACGGCGGCGAGCACGAAGCAGCGGATGACGGTCATCACGGCTGGGTCTTCTCGAAGAGGAAGGTGACTTGGGCTCCAGCGGGTACCGCCAGTCGCGTGCGGTCGCGAATGACGTCGGGCCCCCCGGCCGAGAGCTCCTTGAGCGCTGGTGCCACGGACTCGAAAGTCAGTGGCTGCCGCGAGAAAAAGGCGAACAGTCGCTCGGGGCCAGGGGCGTTGTCGAGTACCACGCTCCCGGGAATCTCCACGGGCAGGCCATTCGAGGGCAGCAGCCCGCTCTGGGTTCCACCAAAGGGGTAGTACGTATTCACCTGCCCGGCGCCATCCACCGACACCACCAGGACGAAGGGGAGACCCTCTCCCTCCACCACGAAGCGCACCTGGTCTCCGGGCGCCAGCGCCTCGCCTTCCTCCACCTTCCACGTGCGCTCGCCGCGGTGCGCGAAGAGCTGGAAGATGGCGCCTCCCTTGGGCGAGAACTCGGGCTCCTCGGGGGGGACCCAGAGGAGCGCCACCGCGAGCAGCGCGGCGGAGCAGGCGGCCAGCGCGGGCGTCCACCAGCGCAGGCGGCTGCCCCAGGGCGCCGCTCGCGAGGGGAGCGAGTCGGCGCGAGGGAGCACATAGGCCACGAAGTGCCGCCGGTACGAAGCGAGCTCCTCGGCGCGTGCGCGACAGGTGAGGCACGCGGCCAGGTGGGCCTGGGTGGTGTCGCGCTCCTGAGGGGGGAGCGCATCCATCGAGAGGGCCTCCAACTTGAGGTTGGAGACATGGGAGGGGGCGTTCATGCGGGCGGCCTCCCGGCGAGCGCGTGTGCGTGCCGGTGGAAGTCAGCGAGGCGGTTGACGACGGTGCGACGGGAGATTCCAAGCACCTGGGCCACCTCGTCCTGCGTCATTCCATCGGCGAGGTGGAGCCAGGCGACTTCCGCCACTTTCGGGGGGGCTGTGGCGATGAGGCGCCGGGCCAGGTCCCGGTCCTCCAGAAGTCGCTCGGAATCGAGTCCTGGGACATCCGGGACGTCGGCGACAGGCAGGGCACGGCGATGCCGGTCCCTCGCCTGGTTGAGGCAGTAGTTGGTGGCGACGCGGTAGATCCACGCCAGCGCATGCTGGGCGTCCGGCGCACGCTCCAACTGGCGGTGGAGGCGAAGGAAGGTCTCCTGGGTCGCGTCCGCCGCCGCGGCGTCATCACCCAGAATCTGCCGGCACCGGGCGTAGAGCGACGGCCCGTAGGTGCGGTACAGCGTGTGGAGGCGATCTTCGGACATGGTGTTTTCGAGTTCCGGCCAACCCAACGAACACCCGGGGTCCAGGGATTGCGCAAGGGCTCCAGCGGAACGGGGTGCTGTGGTAGCACGGGGCGCTCATGGCACTCCCCCCCCGCCGAGGCCCGTCGCTGGCCCACAAGGCCCGGCAGCGCAGCCCTGGCCACCACTACAACGCGAGCTTCCTGTCCTCGGTGGACCGGGCGGACATCCTGACCTGGCTGGGAGGGCTGCACCCGCTCTGGGAGGAGCGCTACTCCAAGCACTTCCCGCCGCCCCCGGGGCAGCAGCAGCGGCGCCTCCTCCGGCCGGTGTACTGGCTGGGCAACTGGCAGTTCGCTTGTCTGGACTACTACCGCCCCCCGAAGGGGGTGCTCAACCGGTGCGTGAAGGCGGAGCCCTTCCCGGCGGTGCTCCAGCGGCAGGTGACGAAGGTGGAGGAGTTGGCGCGGCGCATGTTCCGAGGCCCGGACCTGCCCAAGGGCTGGCACCTCAACACCTGCCTGGTGAACTTCTACGGCAGCCGCCTGGAGGAGGACCGCTGGGTGGACACGGCCCGGGTGGGGGAGCACAAGGACTTCGAGCCGGGGCCCGTGGCCTCGCTGTCCTTTGGCGAGCGGGCGCTCATCCAGTTCGTCACGTCGACCCGCCCGGGGGAGCGCGACGCGGTGGTGCTGGAGCAGTGGCTGGACGACGGCTCGCTGGAGCTGTTCGGCGGGAAGCAGTGGAAGGAGGAGACGTTCCACCGCGTGCAGCGGGTGGACACGCGCGAGGGCCATGACCTGGCGCCGAAGCTCCCGGACTTCCGGACGCGCCGCATCAACCTCACGTTCCGCTACGTCCCGGACGTCCACGTGACGCCGTTCGCCGCGCTGTCCACGGAGGCGCGCGAGGACGTGCGCGGCTACATGGAGCGGCTCGCGAAGGGCAGCGCCTTCTTCCGCGCGGAGCTCGCGCGAGAGGCCCGGCCGCCAGCGCCCTGACGTCGCGGGCGCTCAGTCGCGGCGGGGCTTGCGGTGGGTGCGCGCGTGGCGTCCCTCGGGTTGTCCCGGGGAGCGCGGCGCGGTGTCCTGCTGCGGCGGGCCCGGGTCCTTCTGCGAGGCGAGGAAGTGCGTCCAGGCCTCCTGGAACACGGGGTCCTCGCGGGGCACGGGGACGCGGGGAATCTGTCCTCGCATGATGCGCTCGATGCGCTCCACCACGTCCTTGTCGCGCGAGGTGGCGAACGTGGAGGCGACTCCGCTGGCCTGTGCGCGCGCGGTGCGGCCGATGCGGTGGACGTAGTCCTCGGGAGAGTGGGGCAGGTCGAAGTTGATGACCTGGCCCACGTCTTCCACGTCGAGCCCGCGCGCGGCGATGTCCGTGGCCACGAGGCAGCGGTAGGTCCCCTTGCGGAAGCCCTCGAGCGCCTGTCGGCGCTGGTTCTGCGTGCGGTCCGCGTGCAGCACCGCGCTCTTGTGGCCCGCGCGCTGGAGGGTGCGGAGGACCTTGTCGGCGCGCTCCTTCGACTTCGCGAAGACGAGCGCCGTGGTGGAGTCCTGGGCGAGCAGGGAGAGCAGGAGCGCGGACTTCTCCTCCGGCTTGACGATGTAGAGGCGCTGCTCGGCGCGCTCGGCGGGGGTGCCGCTGCGAGTGACGGCCACTCGCACGGGACGGACCAACTGCTCGCGGGCGAAGCGCCCCACGTCCGCGCCCAGCGTCGCGGAGAAGAGCAGCGTCTGTCGCTTGCGAGGCAGCGCGGAGAGGATGCGCTGGAGCTGCGGCAGGAAGCCCATGTCGAGCATCCGGTCCGCTTCGTCGAGGACCAGGGCCTCGAGCTTGGGGAAGCGGGCGGCTCCGGTGTCGAGCAGGTCGACCAGTCGGCCCGGGGTGGCGAGGACGAAGGTGGGCTGGGCCTGGAGGGCCTCGACCTGGGCGCCCATGTCCTCGCCGCCGATGATGACGGTCTGCGTGAGGCCTCGGGCCTCGGCGAAGACCTGGACGGGTTCGGAGATCTGCTGCACGAGCTCGCGGGTGGGGGCGAGCACCAGTGCGAGGGTGCCCTTCTTGCTCGCGAAGCGCTCCACGAGGGGGAGCACGTAGGCGGCCGTCTTTCCGGTGCCCGTGGCCGCGCAGCCGATGACGTCCTTGCCGGCGAGGGCGGGGGGGATGGCCTGGGACTGGATGGGCGTGGGCTGGGTGAAGCGCACCCGGCGCAGCGCGCCGAGGGTGGCTTGAGACAGTCCGAGCCGTTCGAAGGAATCACTCACGGCTTGGGGGGTATCACGGCGGACGGTGGGATGGGAAAGAGCCTCGGGGGGCACTGTCGTCCGGTAGGTTGTGGCGTGAATGACTCCCGCGCTGCCGCCCCTGTCCGTGGTGCTCGACACCAACGTGGTCCTGGACCTCTACGTCTTCGAGGACCCCGCCACGCGGGTGTTGTGGGAGGCGCTGGAGGCGGGGCGGGTGGTGGCGTGGGTGGAGGAGGGGATGTTGGCGGAGCTGGGCTTCGTGCTCGCCTCGCGGAACTTCCTGCCTGGGCGGCAGGTGGACGCACGGCGGACGGCGCTCGAGCGCTATCGGGCGCGAGCGCGGTTGCTTCGTGAGGGGGAGGGGGCGCCGGTGGTGGAGTTGCCTCGGTGCAAGGACCGGGATGACCAGCGGTTCCTGGTGCTGGCCGCGCGGGCGCGGGTGGATTGGTTGGTGAGCAAGGACAAGCGGGTCCTCTCGATGGCGGACCGGCGCGAGCTGCCCTTCACCATCCTCACGCTCCGGCAGGCGGTGGCGAGGCTCGAAGCCTCGCGTGGCTGAGGCGGGCACTGTTCAGTGGGCGGGGTGTGGTGGAGGAGACTCCCGCGAGGACAGGGGGCGCGATAGAACGCGCCTCATGAAGGCCTACGAGATTCGCGGGAAGTTCGGGCTGGAGAACCTGGTGGCGTGTGAGCGGCCGGACCCCACGCCAGGACCGTTCCAGGTGCGGGTGCGGGTGAAGGCCACGAGCCTCAACTTCCGCGACTTGATGATGGTGGAGGGGCGCTACAACCCCTCGCTGAAGCTGCCCTTGATTCCGAACTCGGATGGCGCGGGTGTGGTGGACGAGGTGGGGCCGGGGGTGACGCGCGTGAAGCTGGGGGACCGGGTGATGGGGGCGTTCTCCCAGGCGTGGCTCGCGGGAGAGCCCTCGCGCGCGGTGCATCAGAGCGCGTTGGGTGGGCCGCTGGATGGCGCGTTGGCGGACACGATGGTGCTCCGGGAGGAGGGCGTGGTGGCGACGCCGGACTACCTGTCCGACGAAGAGGCGGCCACGTTGCCTTGCGCGGCGGTGACGGCGTGGAGCGCGTTGGTGACGCACGGCGCGGTGAAGGCGGGGGACGTGGTGTTGCTGCAGGGGACGGGAGGTGTCTCCATCTTCGCGCTGCAGATCGCGAAGCTGCTGGGGGCGCGCATCATCGTGACGTCGAGTCGCGACGAGAAGCTGGAGCGGGCGCGTGCGCTGGGGGCGCATGACGTCATCAACTACGTCACGACGCCGGACTGGGAGAAGGTGGCGCGGGGGCTCACGAAGAACGTGGGCGTGGACCACGTCGTGGAGGTGGGAGGGGCTGGGACGTTCGAGAAGTCACTGCGCGCGGTGCGGCCGGGCGGCACGGTGTCCGTCATTGGCGTGCTGAGTGGTGGTGCTGCGACGGTGCAGTTGACGCCGATCCTGATGCAGAACCTGCGGGTGCAGGGAGTCGTCGTGGGGCACCGCGAGAGCTTCGAGGCGCTCCTGCGGGCCTTCACCCAGCATGCGGTGCGTCCCGTGGTGGACCGGGTCTTCCCGTTCGAGGAGGCCGTGGCGGCGTTCCACCACCTCAAGAGTGGAGCGCACTTTGGGAAGGTCGTGGTGCGAGTGGGCTGAGGGGCCGGCCCGGTGGTGGTGCTCCACTCAAGAGTGGAGCGCACTTCGGGAAGGTCGTGGTGCGAGTGGGCTGAGGGGCCGGCCCGGTGGCGAGTTGTGCGCACCGGGACCGGCGGATGCCGTGACGCCTCAGGAGCCCGTTTCGGTGGGCCCTGAGTCGGACGGCGTGGAGGAGCGAGCCACGTAGCTCACCTGCGGCCCGCCACGAGCCGCGCGAGGGCCGCCCCGGTTCGAATTGGGGTGCTGCGGCCGAGCCCCATTGCCGTTCTGCCGGGGCTCTCGCATCACGTTGCCACTCGGAGCGGAGGCCGGTGCCGTGTTGACGGCGGGACGGCTCTCCACGATGGGTTGTGCTCCTCGACCCGGGCCTCCCCGGCGCTGCTCATTGCGAGGAGGCCGTGAGTCGTTCTGCCGGGCTGAACCGTTGGGGCCGCCCTGCTCGCCATTTCCGTTGTCGTAATGGCTGTTCGGCTCCGAGGACTGGCCATGGGCCTGGCGCTCATGTCGCTCGTTGCGACGTCCGCCCACGGGGGGACGAGGCGAACCGTTGCGAGCGTCCTCCGAACCCGCGCGAGCCGCGCCGTTGCGCGAGGTGCCCTGGTAGGACCGCTGGCCGTTGTTGCGTGGCTCACCGGTGGAGGACTCCGAGGCGCCACTGCGCGCATCGACCGAAGAAGCGTGCTGCTCGCCGAGATGCGCGTTGTCCGAATGGGATGCCGACCCATCGTTGCGTGCATCGCCCTGGGAGGAACGAGGTCCGCCATTGCGCCGGCCGCCCTGGGAGGCTCCGCGCGGACCGCCGTTGCGATTGTCACCCTGGCCGGAGCGAGGCCCACCGTTGCGTCGCTCTTCCAGAGAGAAGCCTTGGCCTTCGTTGGACGCATCGTCCTGGAAGGAGCGAGGCCCACCGTTGCGTCGCTCACCCCGAGAAGGCGCCTGCCCTCCGTGGGTTGCATCACTCTGGAAGTCAGAAGGGCCGCCGTTGCCCTGCTCACCTTGGGTGGGAGTTTGCCCCCCGTTGATGGAGTCGCCCTGGAAGGAGCGCGGACTTCCGTTGCGCCGCCCACCCTGGCCTCCGTTGCGAGTGTCGCCCCGGAAGGAACGAGGCCCACCATTGCGAGCATCGCCCTGTGAGGCGCCTTGCTCTCCTCTGGCCGCGTCGCCCTGGAAGGTGCCGGGACCTCCGTCGCGACGCCCACCCTGAGAGCCGTGGCCCCCGTTGCGAGTATCTCCCTGGAAGGAGCGAGGCCCACCATTGCGAGCATCACCCTGCGAAGAGCCTTGCCCTCCGTTGCGCGCATCGCCCTGCGAAGAGCCTTGCCCTCCGTTGCGAGCATCACCCTGGAAGGAGCGAGGCCCACCATTGCGAGCATCACCCTGCGAAGAGCCTTGCCCTCCGTTGCGAGCATCACCCTGCGAAGAGCCTTGCCCTCCGTTGCGAGCATCACCCTGGAAGGAGCGAGCCCCACCATTGCGAGCATCGCCCTGGAAGGAGCGAGGCCCACCATTGCGAGCATCACCCTGCGAAGAGCCTTGCCCCCCGCTGCGAGCATCACCCCGAGGCGGCGGCCGCGCCGTCGCTCCCCGTTGATCTCCACTCGCCGGTGCCGCACCCGTGCGCGAAGCCGACGGCGCTCCACTCCGCTGTGCCGCGGGCGTCGCGGGCCGGTTGTTGCCCTGGCGCGGAGGAGGACGCCCTCCACCCCGGCGCCCGCCTCGCTGCGGAGGCGACGCGGGCGGCTTGCCTCGCTCACCACCCCCCTGCCGAAGGACCAACGCCTCCAGCTCGCGCAGCTCCGCCTCTTCGGCCTCCTCGGGCGTCATCGCGGCCTTGGCCGGCTCGGGAGCCACCACCTCCTCTGGCTGAGCGCGGAAGTCGCGTCGCGGGCCTCCTTGCGGCCGCACGTCCGGGCGCCCATCCCGCGCACCTCCCTTGCCTCCCTGCCGACGAGGCGCCTCCCGGAAGTTCCCGGACGGCACGAACTCCGGCGTGAGCTCCCGCCGCACATACGCGTTCCAGATTTCGCCCGTGTCGCCCGACATCCCGTTCAGCCACGGCGCGAACGCCGCGAGGAACTCGCGCACGTTGTCCAGGTCTCGACGGAAGTAGAACTCCGCGCGGTTGTTGCGCGCGGCGGCGATGGTCTGCGGGAAGTCGATGATGGTGGGCCCCGCCCAACTCATCAGGATGTTGTACGGCGACAGGTCCCCATGGATGAGGTCCGCGCACAGCATGCTGATGACCTGCGCTCGCAGGTCCAGGTACATGTTCTGCGCATCCTCGGGGGTCGCCGGCGGAGCCTCCACCAGGCGCGGCGCCGGATGGCCCTCCGCGTCGACCACCACCTCCATCAGGAGGATGCCCTCGTAGAACATCACCGGCGTCGGGACTCGGACGCCCTGGGCGTGCAGCTTGTACAGCGAATCCGATTCGGCGCTCTTCCACGCCTCCTCGGCGGCGGCCTGCCCGAAGCGGCTGCCCTTCTCCATGGCGCGACGGGTCCGGGAGTTGCGCACTTCGCGCCCTTCCCGATAGCCCGCATTGTTGCGGAAGTTGCGCTCGTGGCGTTCCTTGTACAGCTTGGCGGCCACCACCTGCCCGGCGTGCTGGACAAGCCACACCTCCGCCTCCTTTCCCGTCTTCAACTGGCCGATGACGGCCTCGATGATTCCGTCGGCGAGGAGGGTCTCTAGCGAGTCATTCATTCCGAGGCGGAAGTCCTGAGGGGCTCGGGCGGGTGTACGCAGATGCGCGCGGGCGGCCCTGCTCGCTCCGCGCAATGGCATGTGAACATCGCGGAAGGCCCTCTTGCTACCGCCTTGACGCCGGGAGCTTCCGGAAGACCCAACGCTCGGCCTGCTAACAGTTTGTCTGTCGGCGTTCCAGGGTATCAATCGGCCAGCGGAGGGGGTGGGTCACGTCTGACCGTGCCCTGGAGGCCCGCGCGGTGTCATTTCCAGGACGCTGGGCGGACCTCCGGGACGAAGCCCGCAGCCCTGGCCGGTGGGCAGGCGGGCAGGGGGACTCGGGCGCACTGCGGGCCAGGGCGGGGAGGGGGCAGGGGGCCGAGAGGTCGGGCAGAGGGCGACTTGTACGCAGGGGACTGCCGACCCGCACCACGAGAGCGCTACGATGCGCGCCGCCCAGGAGGGGCTCACCCATGGCGACGAAGAAACGCAAGTCGAGTGCTGCGAAGAAGTCATCCCGGCGCGCCTCCACCGCGAAGAAGCCCGCGGCGAAGAAGTCCGCGGCACGAAAGGCCACCGCGAAGAAGGCCGCGACGCGAAAGAGCGCCGCGAAGAAGGGCTCGGCGAAGAAGAGCCCTGCGACGAAGAAGGGAGCTGCTCGCAAGAGCGCCGCGAAGAAGGGCGCGGCTCGGAAGAGCACCACCGCGAAGAAGAAGTCCGGCACCAGCGTGCGAGGTGGCAAGAAGGCCGCGAGTGCGTCCACGCCACGCACCGCCAGGCTGCCCCCTCCTCGGGAGACCCCCGCTCCGGTGGAGGTCTCCATCGTGGCCTGGGCGGAGCCCGTGGAGGAGGACACGCCGTTCGAGGAGCAGGTGGAGACCTCGTCCGCGGGCCTCCAGCCGCTCGCCCCCGAGCACGCGGCGGTGGACGAGCTGACCAGCTCCGGCAACGAGCTGCTCGACATCTTCCAGCGCTATGACCGCAACCGGACCGGCGCCATCGAGCGCGCGGAGTTCGCGCGGCTGCTGGAGGCGCTCGGGCAGAACGTCACGGACGAGGAGCTGGAGATCGCCCTGGACATCGTCGACACGGACAACACCGGGCGCATCTCCTGGAGCGAGTTCAAGGTCTGGTGGAACAGCCGCTAGGGCGGTGACGCCGGGCAGGCGGGCGCGAGGCCTTTCCGGGGACGGAAGGGCCGTGGTGTGCCGTCATGGCCGGAAGGCTCCCTCCTTGGACTGGGAGCCCAGGGCACACGTCCTCGGGAAGAGCGGCCGGAGTCCCGTGTTCGGGTGTCGCTGAATGGTGAGGGGACCCGAGCTGACCTACACTCGGGAGGGTAGGGGGAACGGTGTCCGACCTGGCGTCACGAGCACACTCCACCGTCTTCGAGCACGCGCGCGACGCGGTGCTCGTGCTCGATGCTGCGCAAAGAATCCTGGAGGTGAACCGCGCCGCGGAGCGCATCTTCGGGCCGCGCGCGGAGCTGGTGGGCACGGCGGTGGTGCGCCTGCTCCCTGGCTGGCGTCCGCCCGATGCACGCGGCGCGCAGGACTCGCCTCACGAGACGGAGCTCGCGGGCCAGCGTCCGGGCGTCGTGGGCGTGGCCTACTACCTGCGGGTGCAGACGCTCGCGCAGGTGGACGCGCGCGGCGAGGTGCTGGGCTGGGTGCTCCAGCTCCAGGACATGCGCGGCAGCCTGGAGGTGGAAGCCTCCATCCGCCAGCAGAAGGAGTTCTTCGAAGCGGTCGTGCGCAACAGCCCGGTCGCCATCGTCACCATCTCCCGCCAGTTCATCGTGCTCTCGTGGAACCCCGCGGCGGAGCGGCTCTTCGGCTACACGCCGCAGGAGGCGCTGGGCAAACACATCTTCGACCTGGTGGCCACCGAGGAGTCCATCCTCCCCGACGCGAAGCGGGCCCAGCGCGACGTCAACCAGCG
Encoded here:
- a CDS encoding RNA polymerase sigma factor encodes the protein MSEDRLHTLYRTYGPSLYARCRQILGDDAAAADATQETFLRLHRQLERAPDAQHALAWIYRVATNYCLNQARDRHRRALPVADVPDVPGLDSERLLEDRDLARRLIATAPPKVAEVAWLHLADGMTQDEVAQVLGISRRTVVNRLADFHRHAHALAGRPPA
- a CDS encoding alpha-ketoglutarate-dependent dioxygenase AlkB; protein product: MALPPRRGPSLAHKARQRSPGHHYNASFLSSVDRADILTWLGGLHPLWEERYSKHFPPPPGQQQRRLLRPVYWLGNWQFACLDYYRPPKGVLNRCVKAEPFPAVLQRQVTKVEELARRMFRGPDLPKGWHLNTCLVNFYGSRLEEDRWVDTARVGEHKDFEPGPVASLSFGERALIQFVTSTRPGERDAVVLEQWLDDGSLELFGGKQWKEETFHRVQRVDTREGHDLAPKLPDFRTRRINLTFRYVPDVHVTPFAALSTEAREDVRGYMERLAKGSAFFRAELAREARPPAP
- a CDS encoding DEAD/DEAH box helicase, coding for MSDSFERLGLSQATLGALRRVRFTQPTPIQSQAIPPALAGKDVIGCAATGTGKTAAYVLPLVERFASKKGTLALVLAPTRELVQQISEPVQVFAEARGLTQTVIIGGEDMGAQVEALQAQPTFVLATPGRLVDLLDTGAARFPKLEALVLDEADRMLDMGFLPQLQRILSALPRKRQTLLFSATLGADVGRFAREQLVRPVRVAVTRSGTPAERAEQRLYIVKPEEKSALLLSLLAQDSTTALVFAKSKERADKVLRTLQRAGHKSAVLHADRTQNQRRQALEGFRKGTYRCLVATDIAARGLDVEDVGQVINFDLPHSPEDYVHRIGRTARAQASGVASTFATSRDKDVVERIERIMRGQIPRVPVPREDPVFQEAWTHFLASQKDPGPPQQDTAPRSPGQPEGRHARTHRKPRRD
- a CDS encoding PIN domain-containing protein — its product is MTPALPPLSVVLDTNVVLDLYVFEDPATRVLWEALEAGRVVAWVEEGMLAELGFVLASRNFLPGRQVDARRTALERYRARARLLREGEGAPVVELPRCKDRDDQRFLVLAARARVDWLVSKDKRVLSMADRRELPFTILTLRQAVARLEASRG
- a CDS encoding zinc-dependent alcohol dehydrogenase family protein: MKAYEIRGKFGLENLVACERPDPTPGPFQVRVRVKATSLNFRDLMMVEGRYNPSLKLPLIPNSDGAGVVDEVGPGVTRVKLGDRVMGAFSQAWLAGEPSRAVHQSALGGPLDGALADTMVLREEGVVATPDYLSDEEAATLPCAAVTAWSALVTHGAVKAGDVVLLQGTGGVSIFALQIAKLLGARIIVTSSRDEKLERARALGAHDVINYVTTPDWEKVARGLTKNVGVDHVVEVGGAGTFEKSLRAVRPGGTVSVIGVLSGGAATVQLTPILMQNLRVQGVVVGHRESFEALLRAFTQHAVRPVVDRVFPFEEAVAAFHHLKSGAHFGKVVVRVG
- a CDS encoding RIO1 family regulatory kinase/ATPase codes for the protein MNDSLETLLADGIIEAVIGQLKTGKEAEVWLVQHAGQVVAAKLYKERHERNFRNNAGYREGREVRNSRTRRAMEKGSRFGQAAAEEAWKSAESDSLYKLHAQGVRVPTPVMFYEGILLMEVVVDAEGHPAPRLVEAPPATPEDAQNMYLDLRAQVISMLCADLIHGDLSPYNILMSWAGPTIIDFPQTIAAARNNRAEFYFRRDLDNVREFLAAFAPWLNGMSGDTGEIWNAYVRRELTPEFVPSGNFREAPRRQGGKGGARDGRPDVRPQGGPRRDFRAQPEEVVAPEPAKAAMTPEEAEEAELRELEALVLRQGGGERGKPPASPPQRGGRRGGGRPPPRQGNNRPATPAAQRSGAPSASRTGAAPASGDQRGATARPPPRGDARSGGQGSSQGDARNGGPRSFQGDARNGGARSFQGDARNGGQGSSQGDARNGGQGSSQGDARNGGPRSFQGDARNGGQGSSQGDARNGGQGSSQGDARNGGPRSFQGDTRNGGHGSQGGRRDGGPGTFQGDAARGEQGASQGDARNGGPRSFRGDTRNGGQGGRRNGSPRSFQGDSINGGQTPTQGEQGNGGPSDFQSDATHGGQAPSRGERRNGGPRSFQDDASNEGQGFSLEERRNGGPRSGQGDNRNGGPRGASQGGRRNGGPRSSQGDARNDGSASHSDNAHLGEQHASSVDARSGASESSTGEPRNNGQRSYQGTSRNGAARAGSEDARNGSPRPPVGGRRNERHERQAHGQSSEPNSHYDNGNGEQGGPNGSARQNDSRPPRNEQRRGGPGRGAQPIVESRPAVNTAPASAPSGNVMREPRQNGNGARPQHPNSNRGGPRAARGGPQVSYVARSSTPSDSGPTETGS
- a CDS encoding EF-hand domain-containing protein, which produces MATKKRKSSAAKKSSRRASTAKKPAAKKSAARKATAKKAATRKSAAKKGSAKKSPATKKGAARKSAAKKGAARKSTTAKKKSGTSVRGGKKAASASTPRTARLPPPRETPAPVEVSIVAWAEPVEEDTPFEEQVETSSAGLQPLAPEHAAVDELTSSGNELLDIFQRYDRNRTGAIERAEFARLLEALGQNVTDEELEIALDIVDTDNTGRISWSEFKVWWNSR